In Fusarium oxysporum f. sp. lycopersici 4287 chromosome 6, whole genome shotgun sequence, a single window of DNA contains:
- a CDS encoding nuclear transcription Y subunit beta, producing the protein MRKALPADAKLAKDAQECMQQCVSEFVSFIASEAAENAQREKRKTVTGDDILVALKQLGFENYGEVLRVYLSKLRDL; encoded by the exons ATGCGGAAGGCCTTGCCCGCAGATGCCAAGTTAGCAAAAGATGCACAAGAGTGCATGCAGCAGTGCGTTAGCGAGTTCGTCTCGTTCATCGCCAGCGAAG CAGCCGAGAATGCCCAACGGGAAAAGCGGAAAACAGTCACTGGCGACGACATATTGGTTGCCCTGAAACAATTAGGATTTGAAAACTACGGTGAGGTTCTGAGAGTTTATCTTTCTAAGTTGCGAGATCTTTGA
- a CDS encoding hypothetical protein (At least one base has a quality score < 10), whose product MQALTTVILLLGACTYASEARSFSCCDALTNIPQLKNKVYMPETTQYEQRLKTYYSANAALEPWCMVMPESTQDVSRVATVVSKHSCPFGSRSGAHSAFRGANGVKDGITIDFGHMNATVYDAKHKLAKIQPGSNWGHVYEALDPYGVAAVGGRASVVGVGGFVTGGGYSFHTNVKGFACDQVVNFEVVLADGKIVNANRKQNPDLWKALKGGSGNVGFVTRIDQRVVSSNQLWGGFIVFDLAQRHAVFDTYIKFVEVNEEDAASQLIVSVQYDGKQRLLLSVVSNSDAVESPTAFSPLLSIPNTSNTLTRGKIADLVPQFTGPTPLGLYANWMTGMTANDIRIMKFMDEKHEEYVGKMKAAAPGSDFSILVQFQPVTALMVSHARENGGNVLGLEDVTADGPTLMWLIAVTVDTAENQEKIYPLTLEYRAAVNAYATAIGINKNWEYLNYALGDQNPLSHYGARNIQTMRRASKKYDPHGVFQRLRASGFKIPE is encoded by the exons ATGCAGGCTCTTACTACTGTCATCTTGCTGCTAGGCGCATGCACATATGCTTCGGAGGCCCGAAGCTTCTCTTGC TGCGATGCCCTCACCAACATCCCTCAGCTGAAAAACAAGGTGTACATGCCAGAGACAACTCAATATGAGCAACGACTGAAAACGTATTATTCGGCTAACGCAGCCCTCGAACCCTGGTGCATGGTCATGCCCGAAAGCACTCAGGATGTCTCCCGGGTCGCCACAGTGGTATCAAAGCACAGCTGTCCATTTGGTAGTCGCAGCGGCGCCCACTCGGCCTTCAGAGGCGCGAACGGCGTCAAGGATGGTATAACCATAGACTTCG GTCACATGAATGCTACTGTCTATGATGCCAAGCACAAGCTTGCAAAGATCCAACCAGGCTCTAACTGGGGTCATGTGTACGAGGCCCTTGACCCATACGGAGTTGCCGCCGTCGGAGGCAGAGCTTCGGTGGTTGGGGTTGGTGGTTTCGTTACTGGTGGTGGG TACTCCTTTCATACCAACGTCAAAGGCTTCGCTTGTGACCAGGTTGTCAACTTCGAGGTCGTTTTGGCCGATGGCAAAATTGTCAACGCCAACAGAAAGCAGAACCCTGATTTATGGAAAGCCCTCAAGGGCGGATCTGGCAATGTAGGATTCGTCACTCGTATTGATCAGC GTGTCGTCAGCTCGAACCAACTCTGGGGAGGCTTTATTGTCTTCGACTTGGCCCAGCGGCATGCTGTCTTTGACACCTACATCAAATTTGTCGAGGTCAACGAAGAGGACGCTGCTTCCCAGCTCATTGTTTCTGTCCAGTATGATGGAAAGCAGCGTCTGTTGCTGTCAGTCGTCTCAAATTCCGACGCCGTAGAGTCTCCCACTGCCTTCTCACCTCTCCTCAGCATCCCCAACACTTCCAACACATTGACCAGAGGGAAGATTGCCGATCTTGTGCCCCAATTTACGGGACCTACTCCTCTCGGCCTCTA CGCCAACTGGATGACTGGAATGACTGCAAACGATATCCGCATCATGAAATTCATGGACGAGAAACACGAAGAGTATGTTGGCAAGATGAAGGCTGCCGCCCCTGGTTCCGACTTCAGTATCCTTGTCCAGTTTCAGCCTGTCACCGCTTTGATGGTGAGCCATGCTCGAGAGAACGGCGGCAATGttcttggcctggaagaTGTTACTGCTGATGGCCCTACGCTCATGTGGCTTATCGCCGTTACCGTCGATACGGCTGAGAACCAGGAGAAGATCTATCCCCTGACTCTGGAGTACAGGGCTGCTGTCAATGCTTATGCTACCGCAATTGGTATCAATAAAAACTGGGAATATCTCAACTATGCGTTGGGTGACCAGAATCCTCTTTCGCATTACGGCGCTAGGAACATTCAGACAATGAGAAGAGCATCGAAGAAGTACGACCCTCACGGTGTTTTTCAGCGCCTACGAGCTTCTGGTTTCAAGATACCAGAGTAA